In Actinomycetota bacterium, the genomic stretch TTGAGATTATTCCTAAACTTACAACAACTGGTGGTTTCGAGCTTGGAACAGGAACTATAATTAACACAACCCTTCCAGAAGAGTGCGCCAAATATTTAAAAAATTTTAATAAATAACAGAAGTAAACAGTTCTGTATTATTATGATCTATTCTTATCATCCTGAACCATTTGAGATTGTGATTTATATTATAAGATTAAATCATCTATGAGAAACAGATTGTATTAATTAAAATTACCTTTTTTATTATAATAATCATATAATTTTATTTGGAGGTGAGTTTATGGTGAAATATATTGTTGATATTTTATTGGTAATTTTTGGTTATATCTCAGGATCATTTCCACCAGCTTATATTATAGTTAAATTGTTTAAGAATAAAGATATTAGAGATATTGGAAGTGGTAATGTTGGGACGATGAATGTTTTAAGGAATGTTGATCTCAAACTTGGCATTATAACAGGTATTTTAGATATTGCAAAAGGCTTTATTCCTACTTATTTGGCAATGAGATATTCCTCAATTAAATGGATTCCTATTTTAGTAGCAGTAGCTTCAGTTGCTGGTCATAATTGGTCAATATTTTTGAAGCTTACAGGTGGAAAGGGGGTAGCTACAAATGTTGGTGCCTTATTAGCTCTTATTCTTAATGCTAATCTCAATCCCAATCTTAATCCATTGGTTCTTATTCCCTCAATAATTGGATTTATATTAACACTTATATTTTTTAAAGATTTCTATATTGGAGCCATGGTAGCTTATATTATAGGACCTTTTTCTTTTTTATATTTTAGAAAATCCTTTTTAGAAGCAACATTAGTTTTAATTTTGGCAATTATTGTAATTTATAAAATACGTTTTGATCTTAAAAGGTCCTTTGAAAAAAGAAAAAAGGTTTCAACATAAAAAATTAGTAATCACAGGATAAATTGAGAAAAAATAAAAAATACCAGCAATAAAAATTTTAGTTTTTTAATCCTTAATCTTAAAATTCTGAATAAGAAAAAATGATGATTGAAAAAACTGATCTTGTGAATAAGGTAAAAGAAACAATAGATGAATATAATATGCTAATTAGTGGTGATAAGGTTTTAGTTTCAATTTCTGCAGGGCCTGACTCTATGGCTTTACTACATATCCTTTTAAAATTAAAAGATATTTATGATATTAATTTACACCTTTTTCACCTTGACCATCTAACAAGAGAGGGTAAATCTTCAATTGATGCAAAATTTGTTAAGGAATTATCAGAAAAATTGGGAATTAACTTAACTTTATATGTAAAATCAGCTGAAAAATATGCGAAGGAAAAAGGATTATCATTTGAAACTGGCGCAAGGGAGCTAAGGTTGAATCTAATTCAGAAAGTTGCTAATCAAGAGAAGATCACAAAAATAGCGACAGGTCATAACGCAAATGATTTAGCTGAAACTATACTTATGAGATTAATGAGAGGAACAGGTACAAAAGGTATGATAGGAATTTCACCCACTCAGGGGAAATTTATTAGACCGCTTATATATATATTCAGAGATGAAATAGAGAAATTCTGTTACGAAAATAAAATTAATTATAGAGTAGATCAAACAAATCTTGAAAGTTATTACTTCAGAAACGCTATAAGAAACAGATTGATTCCCCTAATGAGGGAGATCAGTAAAAAAGATTTTTTAAAGAATTTGATAAATTTTTCAAAGATCTATTTAGAGGAGGATAGATTTTTAAATAGCTTAACCAAAAAGATCTATTATAAAATATCAAAAAGAAAAAATAATGATGTTTATATTCCAATAATTGAACTTAAAAATCTACCACCTGCATTAAATAGGAGACTACTGAGGTTAGCTATAGAGGAGAAAAAAGGTGAACTTTTGGATATTTCATTTAATGCGGTTGAGGATATAATAGATTCTTTAAAAAACGAAACGGAGTTTTTTGAGTTTAATCTACCGAAATTTATGAAGGTTGTTAAAGATAAAGAAAATTTGGTTATTAAAAAAATCGAAAAACAAAAAATCTTTTTTAAAAAAGAGATTCCTATGGAGGGAACCTGTATTTTAGAAACCTTAAACTTAGTGATTGAAACAAAGATTGTAGATGGAAAAGATGCTAAAATTAAAGATGACAAAACGACTGCTTATTTGGATTATGAAAGTATAATTCCAAAACTTTATGTAAGACCGTGGGAATTTGGTGACAGATTTATACCTCTTGGATTAGATAAAGGAAAAAAACTCCAAGATTTCTTTGTAGATGAGAAAATTGCTCGGGAGAAGAGAAAAACAATACCTATTTTAGTTGATAGTGAGAAAATTGTATGGATTGTTGGTTACAGAATAGATGAAAGAGTAAAAGTAAAGCCAGAGACAAGGAAGGTTTTAATTATTAATGTAAAAGAATTAAACTAAATTATTCTCAATATTTTATTTTATTTTACTAACATCACTATTTAAAGGAGGGTTTGTGAAAAAGGGGATTAATAAGATGGACGAAAAAGTTGGTAAAGTTCTTATAAGTAAAGAACAAATAGAAAAGAGAGTCAAGGAGCTTGCAAAGCAGATATCTCAGGATTATGAAGGAAAAGACCTCGTATGTGTAATAATTTTAAGAGGAGCCTTCATGTTTGTGACTGACTTGGCTAAAGAAATCTCTATACCTGCAAAATTCGACTTTATGGCTACAAGCAGTTATGGAGACAGTACCACAAGCTCGGGAGTTGTTAGAATCTATAAAGATTTAGATATGAATATAGAGGGAAAGGATGTATTAATTATTGAAGATATAGTTGATACGGGGAGGACGATTAGTTATTTAGTTAAGAATCTTAAAACTCGAAATCCTAAATCCTTAGAAGTTTGTACGTTAATTAATAAACCTGCAAATAGAGTTGTTAATGTCAAAATAAAGTATGTGGGATTTGTAATACCACCAGAATTTGTTATAGGTTATGGCCTTGATTTTGCAGAGGATTATAGACACATAACAGAAGTAAGGGTATTTAAAGAAGATTGATATTAGAGAGGTATGTGAAATAAGAGAATATTCACCTAATAAAATCCTCCCATTATTTAAGAGAATAGAAAAAAAGAATAGATTATGGTAACATATTCTTAAAGATAGAGTTTGAATTAAAGAGCGGACTGGGTTTTACCCAGTTTTAAATTTATATTAGGAGATACAATTGAGAAAGTCATTTAAAAACATATTTTTTATATTATTGCTAATAGCTAGTTTGATATTTTTACTCAAAAATCCCATTGAAGAGTTGACTAAACAAGATATTACTCATTATTCCCTGAGTATGTTTGAATCAAAAGTGAAGTCAGGTGAGGTGCAGGAAGTATTGATTATGGATAAAAGCCAGACTATTAATGGGATCTTAAAGAATGGGACAAAATTTACGCTAACTTTTCCATCGAATTATCAAATTACTGAGACTCTGATAGAAAATGATGTAAAGGTGGAGATTGATGCCGAAAATCCTTCACAATGGCTTGGCTGGATTATTAATTTTCTCCCAGTTGCATTAATGATAGGCATAATGTTGTTTTTTTTAAGTCAGATACAAGGAAGTGGAAGCAAGATTTTGGCATTTGGCAAAAGTAAAGCAAAATTAGTAGCGAAAGACCAACCGGGGATTACCTTCAAAGATGTAGGGGGATTGTATGAAACCTTAGAGGAGTTAAAGGAAATTGCAGAATTTTTGGAAAATCCAGCAAAGTTTCATGCTTTAGGAGCAAAAATACCTAAGGGTGTACTTTTATATGGACCTCCTGGATCAGGAAAAACATTACTAGCAAGAGCTGTTGCTGGTGAAGCTAAGGTTCCCTTCTTCCAAATAAGTGGTTCAGAATTTGTAGAACTATTTGTAGGTGTTGGTGCATCAAGGGTTAGAGATCTATTTGACCAGGCAAAAGCTAATGAACCATGTATAGTCTTTATTGATGAGATAGATGCAGTTGGTAGGCATAGAGGAGCAGGAATTGGTGGAGGTCATGATGAGAGAGAACAAACATTAAATCAACTTTTGGTAGAGATGGATGGATTTAATATAAATGACTCAATAATAGTTATGGCTGCAACAAATAGACCTGATATTTTAGACCAAGCACTTCTAAGAACAGGTAGGTTTGATAGGCGGATTGTGGTAAACATTCCTGATATCAAGGAAAGGGAAGACATATTAAGGATACACATGAAGGGGAAACCAGCAGCTGATGATGTTAATATTAGTGTTATAGCCAGACAGACTCCAGGATTCACTGGTGCAGATCTAGAAAATTTACTTAATGAAGCCGCACTATTAACTGCAAGATATAACAAAAGGAATATAACGATGAAGGAAGTTCAGCAGTCAATAGAGAGAATAATAGCAGGACCAGAGAAAAAGAGCAGGATTATTAGTGATGAGGAGAAAAAGATAATAGCTTATCATGAAGCAGGTCATGCTCTTGTTGCTTGCTATTTACCTCATGCTGACCCCATTCACAAAATATCTGTAATATCAAGGGGTATGTCTTTGGGATATACAATAACACTACCTGAACAGGATAGGTATTTAATCTCTCGATCAGAATTAACAGATAATTTAACTCAACTTCTTGGAGGAAGGGCATCAGAGGAAATTGTTTTTAATGAAATTACAACTGGAGCACAAAATGATCTTGAAAAATCTACAAAGATAGCAAGACAAATGGTGTGTGAATTTGGAATGAGTGATAAAATCGGTCCACTAACACTTGGAGATAAACAGGGTGCTATTTTCTTGGGTAGAGATTTTTCAGCTCATCCTGATTATAGTGAACAGGTTGCTTATGAGATAGATAAAGAAATTAGAAAGTTAGTAGATGATGCTTATAATAAAGCAAGGGATATTTTAAATACTCATAGAAATAAATTAGATTTAATTGCGCAGAATCTTATAGAAAAAGAGACATTAAACAAGGAAGAAATTGAAGAACTCTTAAAGGATGAAAAAGAAAAAGTAGAAGAAATTGAAACTAAAGCTGAATTTGAAAAAGATATTAAAAAGGATACTATAAAAAGAGAAACTATTAAAAGAAAGAAACCACTAATAACTCCTAAACCAGTCTTGGAAGGAAAATAGCTTTTTATTAACCACTCTATAACATCTTTTAAACTTTTCATTAATCTAAGGAGTATAAGAATGGGAAGAATTACAGTTATTGGAAGTTTAAACATGGATTTAGTTGCAACTTCAAAATATATGCCAAAGATTGGTGAAACAGTAATAGGATATGATTTCAAGCAATTTCCAGGTGGAAAAGGTGCAAATCAAGCAGTTGCTATGGCGAGGCTTGGTGGTAAAGTGAATATGATAGGAAAAGTTGGATTTGATAGCTTTGGAGATATACTTATAAATTCTCTGAAAAAAAATGGAGTAAATGTAGAAAATATAAAGAAAGAAAAAAATTGTTCTACAGGAGTGGCTTTAATAATTGTGGATGAGCAGGCAAATAATTCGATAGTAGTTATTTCAGGAGCGAATTATAAAATTACAAAAAAAGATATTGATGAAATATTGGATGTTATTAAAGATTCAAAAATAGTTGTAATTCAATTAGAAGTACCTTTAGAAGTAGTAAGACATTCACTCATTAAATCAAAAGAATTAGGAAAATATACGATACTTAATCCTGCCCCTGCAGAGGAATTGGATGATGAGATTATAAAAAATATTGATTTGCTAATTCCCAATGAGACAGAAGTTGAAATATTAGGAGGAATTGAAATAAAAAGTGAAAAAGATATTGTATCTGCTTCCAGAAAGCTTATAAAAAGGGGAGTAAAAAAAATAATTGTTACTTTAGGAGAAAAAGGAAGTATATATATTACTGAAAAAGAAGTGAGAAAGTTTGATGCTTATAAGGCTAATGCTGTGGACACAACGGCAGCTGGAGATGCTTATATTGGTGCAATTGCTGTTGCATTAGCAAATGATGAAGATATAGATATAGCAATCGATATGGCTTCAAAAGTTGGAGCACTTACTGTTACAAAAGAAGGAGCACAGAGCTCACTCCCTTATTTAGATGATGTCATAAATTTTAAGAAAGAAAATCTATAAAAAATTGAATTTAATCAGTTCTAAAAAGATAGAATTGTAGAAGAATTTTTAGAATTGAAGTTATTATAGAAATATTAAAAGAATTTAATAAAAATTAATTTCAATATTCTTGCATAGGTTTACCCTGTACCTTCTGAGCCAATCTTTTGAGAATTTTATCAGACTGCTTATACAACTCCTCAAGATTAATATTTAAAAGTTTTCCATTCCTTACTACTATTTTTCCATCAACAATAACTGTATCGATATTCTTTTCACTTAAAGAATAGAGAATATTTGCAAAGATATTATTCTCGGGATGCATATTGGGAGTATTAGGATTAATCAGTACAAGATCAGCAATACTTCCCTTCTCTATTACACCGTAATTTTTAATTCCAAGAACTTCACCGCCCCTTGTAAGAAGTGGAAGAATTTCATGAATTTTTGCAATCTCTGGGTCTTTCATAGAAGATTTTGCAAGAAGAGCAGCATCCCTTGCCACTTCAAATATATTCATAGTATTGTTAGAGCAAGGTCCATCAGTACCGAGGCCACAGGATATTCCGAATTCGAGTACTCTTGGAAGAAAATTATGTATATCACCAAATTTCATATATGTTTTTGCACAATGAGCAATTCCGCTCCTACTTTGCTTTATTAATTTTAGATCCTTATCTGTAGCATAATATGCATGTGCTAAAATAGTACCTTCTCTCAAAATTCCTGTATTTTTAAGAATTTCAACTGGGGTCATTTTTCTCTCTTTTAAACTTCTGATAACTTGGTTTTCCTCTTCAGAAACATGTATATGCATCTTTAGGTTAAGCTCCTGTGCTTTAGCTGCTACATTTTTAAGGAAACTATCAGGACATATGTATGGAGAGTGAGGTCCAAGTGAAACATGAAGACGGGAATTTTTATCTCTATAATCTTCTGTAAATTTTAAAGCTTTGTTAAACTCATCTTCCCAATCATCTCCTACACCAAAAACAGCCCAGCTTAAATCAGCCCTTATTCCGATTTCCTCATAAGCTTGATATGCCTTATCCATATAAAAATAATGATCTGCAACAAAGGTAACTCCAGAGAGAAGCATTTCAGCAGAACCAATTAATGTACCTATATAAACATCCTCTGGAGTTAGATTCTTTTCATAGATCCATATATACTTATTAAACCAATCATTAATATTTACATCCTCTGCAGCTCCTCGCAATAAAGTCATAGCTGTATGAGCATGTGCATTAACCATACCAGGTATAAGGTAAAATCTACTTCCATCAATAACCTCACCGGGTCCTACTAAATTCTTCCCAATTTTTTCTATTTTATTTCCTTCTATTAAAATATCAGTATTTTTTCTTATTGAAAGGTCATAAAATGAAAGTATTGTTGTATTTTTAATAATCATCTCTGGTCCAGCTTTTTAATAGTATTCATTATTAATTTTTTGAAAGCAAGAGAATTAACCTCAAAGGCGACATCCACATTTGGTTCTTTTCCTGTTATATTATAAACATCTACAACTGTTCGACCCCTTGTATATTTACCTTCTGTTTCAATAGTCACATTTAAGTACTTGGTTTTAATTGTATCCGGCATTATTATATAGGAAACAGCCAGCGCATCATGAAGTGGAGCACCACCTATGCCAAAAAAATCTTTATTTGCCTGAGCAAAAAATTTTAGAAGGGGTGCAATTACTCTAGATACTCTTCCCTGTAAATTATTCAACTCCTCAATATCCTTAAATGTTAAGATCGCTTTATTTGTTACATCAAGACCAACCATAGTTATTGGTATCCCGGATTCAAATACAATTTTTGCTGCCTCAGGATCAACATAAATATTAAATTCTGATGCTGGGGTTATATTTGAATCATAGACTGCTCCTCCCATTAGTATAATTCTATCGATATTATCTTTTATCAAGGGTTCCTTCAATAGGGCAATTGCTATGTTGGTCAGTGGTCCGGTGGGAACGATGGTTACTTTTTCATCGGATTCCTTTACTGATTTTATAATAAAATCTACAGCATGAATGTCAAGAGTTTTAACCCTTTCTAAGAGTTTGATATCTGGCTCTGGTAGATATGCACCATCTAAGCCTGACACTCCATGGATTCTTGGAGCAACAGTAAGTTTTCTAAAAATTGGCTTATCAAATCCTCTGGCAACTGGTATATCAATTCTATTGATAAGAGTTAGAACTTTTAAAGTATTTATAAAGGTCTTATCACCTGTCTGATTACCTGCTACTGTTGTAATTCCCATTAAATCTATTTCATCGGAAGAACACGCAAGTATAATTGCTACCATGTCATCATGACCTGGGTCACAATCCAATATTATTTTTTTCATACAGCCCCCTTGGCTTTTGTAGGTTTCCTCGCCTTTTTTCTACGTGCTTGAACTGAATAAACAGCCAATACGATTACTGTAACCAGGTAAGGGATAAGTGAGACAAATTCAGATGGAATCTGTAATGATGCAATATAAATAGCCAAAGCATTAACTGTGCCAAAGAGTAATGAAGCAAGAAATGTACCTATAGGGAGATATCCACCAAGAGTAGTAATAGCAATTGCAATAAATCCCCGACCTGAAGTCATATCCCGAGCAAACCAAGATACATAACCCATCGCAAGATAGAGCCCTCCAAAAGCGCCAAAAAATCCAGAAAGTAACAGTGCATATAGTTTTATTCTGTTTACGTTAATACCAACAGACTCAGCAGCATCCGGATTCTGCCCCACTGCTCTTATTCTTAATCCGAGGGGAGTTTTAAATATTATTATGTGGTAAAGTGCTACAGCTAAAAGTGCACCATAAGTAAGAATATTGTGACCACTTAAAATTTCTCCTAAAATTGGAATTGATTTAATAACAGGTATATGAATATCAGGAAATACCAAACTTCTAAGGGAACTTGTGGTTCCTTTATCATGAGCAAATATAAAGGTAAAAAAGATTGTAATTCCTGAGGCAAACATATTTAAAGCGATTGCAGCCAGAATTATGTCTGCTTTTAGTTTCAGGTGAAAATAACCCAGTATAGCTGCCAGAATTATACCTGCAATCAATCCAGCAAACAGAGCAATAATTAAACTTCCCGTAAATGCACTTACCACAACTCCTGTAAAAGCAGATACAAGCATAATTCCTTCAAGAGCTATATTAATAGAACCTGCCATCTCAGATATTGCTACTCCAAGAGCAGCAAAGAGAAGAGGTGTCATAACCCTGAGTATAGCAAAACCAAATTCCGGTGAGAAAATGCTCCTAAGAAGTGGGTTCATAAGCAACCCCCTTCTTTGCAGCTTCTCGAACTGTAATTCTGTATTTCCATTGACTTAAGAAAGCCTCCGCTGTTATAAGAAGGATAATAATTGACTGAATAACTTCAATAATTTCTGATGGTATATCGGACAGGAGATTCAAAACCTGACCCCCGATACTGAGATAGGAAAGAAATAGCGAAGCAACTATTATTAATAGTGGATGATTTCTTCCAATAATAGCTACAACTATTCCATCCCAGCCATAACCAGGACTTAACTGCCAGTTGAATCTTCTGTGTATGCCCATAACCTCTGTCATTCCACCTAAACCTGCTATAAAACCAGAGATAACCTGGGATAGAATAATAATCTTAAATACATTTATCCCTCCGAATTGTGCGAATCTCAGATTAAATCCTGTGGTACGAATCTCATATCCTAAAGTAGTATGGTAAAGGAAGTAGTAGACAAGAAATGCAAAGGTTAATGAGAGAATAATCCCCCAGTGTATTCGGGTTCCACCAATAAATTGATTAAGCCAGGCAGTTTCAGGCAGTTTATAAGAAACAAGGTAACCGGCACCCTTATCTCTGAAGTGATGGTTTATCAAGTATAACCCTAGAAAATATGCAACATAATTCAACATGAGAGAAGATATAAGTTCACTTGCCTCCCATTTTGCTTTTAAAATACCTGGAATAAACGACCAGCATGCTCCAACAATACCTGCAACAAGTAGTGTGAGAGGGATGTGAATAAAGATTGGCAGATGTGTGGAAACAGCGAATGCAGTACCAACTGATGCACCTATAAAAAGCGCACCTTCAGCACCAATATTGAATTGTCCTGCCTGGAATGCAACTGCAATTGCCAGACCACAGAAGATTACAGGAGAAGCAGATTCAATTATATTTGCAACTCTGCTTTTTGAAAGAAAAGGTCCGAGCAAAAAAGTACGTAAAGTGAGTCCAGGAGTTTCGCTCATTACATATATTATAAAAACACTAATAGTAATCCCTATTACTACAGTGATTATAGTTCTTATAAGATTGAAATATTTAAGAATGAATTTATCCAACTGTAACCTCCTGTTTTTTTACTCCAAGCATATATGGTCCAAGTTCCTTTCCTGAAATTTTTGGCACATCAGTAAATTCAGCTACAATTTCACCATTGTAAATAACAACAATTCTAGTTGATAGCTTTAATATTTCATCAAGATCGGCAGAAATAAGGAAAATCGCTTTTCCCGCATCTCGTGTATTTTTTAACAGGTTATGAACATGTTCTTCGGAACCAACATCTATCCCTCGAGTGGGTTGAGCAGCAATTACAATCTCATGTTCAGATGAGAGTTCTCTGGCTACAACTACCTTTTGAATATTTCCCCCTGAGAGTGAAGAAACAGTTGTTTTTGAAGACAGAGTTAGAATCTCAAACTGTTCAATGAGTTTTCTACTATGATTTGTAATATATTTCCATATGAGTCTAAATATCTTTGAAAAGGGGGATTTATAATATCTATCAACAATGAAATTTTCTTCTAAGCTTGTTTTGTCAGCTACACCATAACCCATTCTATCTTCAGGAATATGAGCTATCCCTCTTTCACGTATTGCTCTTGGTGATAATCCTTTAACACTTTCCCCCTTTATATAAATATTACCTTCTGAAGCTTTAAGAAGTCCTGTTATTATTTTTATAAGTTCAGACTGTCCATTTCCTTCAACGCCAGCTAATCCAAGAATTTCACTCTCTCTGATATCAAATGATACGTTATTCAGAAGTTTAACATTCTCATCATTTATATAAGAGATGTTTTGGACAGAGAGAAGAGGTTTGCCCATTTTTTCAGGTGGAGAAATTCTTTCAAAGCTAATATCTCTTCCAACCATGAGGTAAGCAATATCATGCTCGGTGAGTTCACTTGCTTCTTTTGTAGTAACAATCTTAGCATCACTCATTACAGTTATTCGGTCTGCAATTTGCTTTACCTCTTTTAGTTTATGTGAAATGAAAATAATGGTTTTTCCATGATTTTTTAAATCCTTTAGTGTGTTAAACAAAAC encodes the following:
- a CDS encoding ABC transporter permease, with product MDKFILKYFNLIRTIITVVIGITISVFIIYVMSETPGLTLRTFLLGPFLSKSRVANIIESASPVIFCGLAIAVAFQAGQFNIGAEGALFIGASVGTAFAVSTHLPIFIHIPLTLLVAGIVGACWSFIPGILKAKWEASELISSLMLNYVAYFLGLYLINHHFRDKGAGYLVSYKLPETAWLNQFIGGTRIHWGIILSLTFAFLVYYFLYHTTLGYEIRTTGFNLRFAQFGGINVFKIIILSQVISGFIAGLGGMTEVMGIHRRFNWQLSPGYGWDGIVVAIIGRNHPLLIIVASLFLSYLSIGGQVLNLLSDIPSEIIEVIQSIIILLITAEAFLSQWKYRITVREAAKKGVAYEPTS
- the rbsK gene encoding ribokinase, giving the protein MGRITVIGSLNMDLVATSKYMPKIGETVIGYDFKQFPGGKGANQAVAMARLGGKVNMIGKVGFDSFGDILINSLKKNGVNVENIKKEKNCSTGVALIIVDEQANNSIVVISGANYKITKKDIDEILDVIKDSKIVVIQLEVPLEVVRHSLIKSKELGKYTILNPAPAEELDDEIIKNIDLLIPNETEVEILGGIEIKSEKDIVSASRKLIKRGVKKIIVTLGEKGSIYITEKEVRKFDAYKANAVDTTAAGDAYIGAIAVALANDEDIDIAIDMASKVGALTVTKEGAQSSLPYLDDVINFKKENL
- a CDS encoding glycerol-3-phosphate acyltransferase — encoded protein: MVKYIVDILLVIFGYISGSFPPAYIIVKLFKNKDIRDIGSGNVGTMNVLRNVDLKLGIITGILDIAKGFIPTYLAMRYSSIKWIPILVAVASVAGHNWSIFLKLTGGKGVATNVGALLALILNANLNPNLNPLVLIPSIIGFILTLIFFKDFYIGAMVAYIIGPFSFLYFRKSFLEATLVLILAIIVIYKIRFDLKRSFEKRKKVST
- a CDS encoding amidohydrolase; the encoded protein is MIIKNTTILSFYDLSIRKNTDILIEGNKIEKIGKNLVGPGEVIDGSRFYLIPGMVNAHAHTAMTLLRGAAEDVNINDWFNKYIWIYEKNLTPEDVYIGTLIGSAEMLLSGVTFVADHYFYMDKAYQAYEEIGIRADLSWAVFGVGDDWEDEFNKALKFTEDYRDKNSRLHVSLGPHSPYICPDSFLKNVAAKAQELNLKMHIHVSEEENQVIRSLKERKMTPVEILKNTGILREGTILAHAYYATDKDLKLIKQSRSGIAHCAKTYMKFGDIHNFLPRVLEFGISCGLGTDGPCSNNTMNIFEVARDAALLAKSSMKDPEIAKIHEILPLLTRGGEVLGIKNYGVIEKGSIADLVLINPNTPNMHPENNIFANILYSLSEKNIDTVIVDGKIVVRNGKLLNINLEELYKQSDKILKRLAQKVQGKPMQEY
- the hpt gene encoding hypoxanthine phosphoribosyltransferase, coding for MDEKVGKVLISKEQIEKRVKELAKQISQDYEGKDLVCVIILRGAFMFVTDLAKEISIPAKFDFMATSSYGDSTTSSGVVRIYKDLDMNIEGKDVLIIEDIVDTGRTISYLVKNLKTRNPKSLEVCTLINKPANRVVNVKIKYVGFVIPPEFVIGYGLDFAEDYRHITEVRVFKED
- the tilS gene encoding tRNA lysidine(34) synthetase TilS; translated protein: MMIEKTDLVNKVKETIDEYNMLISGDKVLVSISAGPDSMALLHILLKLKDIYDINLHLFHLDHLTREGKSSIDAKFVKELSEKLGINLTLYVKSAEKYAKEKGLSFETGARELRLNLIQKVANQEKITKIATGHNANDLAETILMRLMRGTGTKGMIGISPTQGKFIRPLIYIFRDEIEKFCYENKINYRVDQTNLESYYFRNAIRNRLIPLMREISKKDFLKNLINFSKIYLEEDRFLNSLTKKIYYKISKRKNNDVYIPIIELKNLPPALNRRLLRLAIEEKKGELLDISFNAVEDIIDSLKNETEFFEFNLPKFMKVVKDKENLVIKKIEKQKIFFKKEIPMEGTCILETLNLVIETKIVDGKDAKIKDDKTTAYLDYESIIPKLYVRPWEFGDRFIPLGLDKGKKLQDFFVDEKIAREKRKTIPILVDSEKIVWIVGYRIDERVKVKPETRKVLIINVKELN
- the ftsH gene encoding ATP-dependent zinc metalloprotease FtsH, with amino-acid sequence MRKSFKNIFFILLLIASLIFLLKNPIEELTKQDITHYSLSMFESKVKSGEVQEVLIMDKSQTINGILKNGTKFTLTFPSNYQITETLIENDVKVEIDAENPSQWLGWIINFLPVALMIGIMLFFLSQIQGSGSKILAFGKSKAKLVAKDQPGITFKDVGGLYETLEELKEIAEFLENPAKFHALGAKIPKGVLLYGPPGSGKTLLARAVAGEAKVPFFQISGSEFVELFVGVGASRVRDLFDQAKANEPCIVFIDEIDAVGRHRGAGIGGGHDEREQTLNQLLVEMDGFNINDSIIVMAATNRPDILDQALLRTGRFDRRIVVNIPDIKEREDILRIHMKGKPAADDVNISVIARQTPGFTGADLENLLNEAALLTARYNKRNITMKEVQQSIERIIAGPEKKSRIISDEEKKIIAYHEAGHALVACYLPHADPIHKISVISRGMSLGYTITLPEQDRYLISRSELTDNLTQLLGGRASEEIVFNEITTGAQNDLEKSTKIARQMVCEFGMSDKIGPLTLGDKQGAIFLGRDFSAHPDYSEQVAYEIDKEIRKLVDDAYNKARDILNTHRNKLDLIAQNLIEKETLNKEEIEELLKDEKEKVEEIETKAEFEKDIKKDTIKRETIKRKKPLITPKPVLEGK
- a CDS encoding ABC transporter ATP-binding protein, producing MEKILEVKDILKIYPNGVIANKDVSVDIEKNTIHAIVGENGAGKTTLMKVIFGITQPQEGEVFYKGEKINLKSPHDAIEIGIGMVHQHLMLAPDLTVAENMILGIEPLRGKIFLNIDKAFEVTKKVSQDYGFNIPIDKKIKDLPIGIRQRVEILKALFRNAELLILDEPTTFLTPQEIDVLFNTLKDLKNHGKTIIFISHKLKEVKQIADRITVMSDAKIVTTKEASELTEHDIAYLMVGRDISFERISPPEKMGKPLLSVQNISYINDENVKLLNNVSFDIRESEILGLAGVEGNGQSELIKIITGLLKASEGNIYIKGESVKGLSPRAIRERGIAHIPEDRMGYGVADKTSLEENFIVDRYYKSPFSKIFRLIWKYITNHSRKLIEQFEILTLSSKTTVSSLSGGNIQKVVVARELSSEHEIVIAAQPTRGIDVGSEEHVHNLLKNTRDAGKAIFLISADLDEILKLSTRIVVIYNGEIVAEFTDVPKISGKELGPYMLGVKKQEVTVG
- a CDS encoding nucleoside hydrolase, with protein sequence MKKIILDCDPGHDDMVAIILACSSDEIDLMGITTVAGNQTGDKTFINTLKVLTLINRIDIPVARGFDKPIFRKLTVAPRIHGVSGLDGAYLPEPDIKLLERVKTLDIHAVDFIIKSVKESDEKVTIVPTGPLTNIAIALLKEPLIKDNIDRIILMGGAVYDSNITPASEFNIYVDPEAAKIVFESGIPITMVGLDVTNKAILTFKDIEELNNLQGRVSRVIAPLLKFFAQANKDFFGIGGAPLHDALAVSYIIMPDTIKTKYLNVTIETEGKYTRGRTVVDVYNITGKEPNVDVAFEVNSLAFKKLIMNTIKKLDQR
- a CDS encoding ABC transporter permease, which encodes MNPLLRSIFSPEFGFAILRVMTPLLFAALGVAISEMAGSINIALEGIMLVSAFTGVVVSAFTGSLIIALFAGLIAGIILAAILGYFHLKLKADIILAAIALNMFASGITIFFTFIFAHDKGTTSSLRSLVFPDIHIPVIKSIPILGEILSGHNILTYGALLAVALYHIIIFKTPLGLRIRAVGQNPDAAESVGINVNRIKLYALLLSGFFGAFGGLYLAMGYVSWFARDMTSGRGFIAIAITTLGGYLPIGTFLASLLFGTVNALAIYIASLQIPSEFVSLIPYLVTVIVLAVYSVQARRKKARKPTKAKGAV